In one window of Skermanella rosea DNA:
- a CDS encoding MFS transporter encodes MTQRSPLITPVLLAGSLVVLVGFAIRASFGVFQLPIAMEFSWPRAEFSLAIAIQNLAWGFGQPLFGALAEKIGDRKAIILGALAYALGLVLSAGATLPIQHHLYEVLVGLGIAGTGFGVVLAVVGRASSDENRSMSLAIVTAAGSAGQVVGPPLAEGLLALMPWQGVFLAFAALILAVLAVLPWMRSPAPVSRTELQQSMGSVVLGALRDPSFALIFLGFFSCGYQLAFITAHFPAFVAEVCGPIMLGSVLHAMGITTTGALGAVAISIIGLGNIAGTLAAGWAGKRYTKKYLLAGIYTGRTLASAWFILTPMTPTTVLVFSAVMGSLWLATVPLTSGLVAHLYGLRYMGTLYGIVFLSHQLGSFMGVWLGGRLYDAYGSYDAVWWIGVGIGAFSALVHLPIRETARPLVAVPAE; translated from the coding sequence ATGACCCAGCGCTCCCCCCTCATCACGCCTGTCCTCCTCGCCGGCAGCCTTGTGGTGCTGGTCGGGTTCGCCATCCGCGCCTCGTTCGGCGTCTTCCAGCTTCCCATCGCGATGGAGTTCAGTTGGCCCCGCGCCGAGTTCTCCCTCGCCATCGCGATCCAGAACCTCGCCTGGGGCTTCGGCCAGCCGCTCTTCGGCGCGCTGGCCGAGAAGATCGGCGACCGCAAGGCGATCATCCTCGGGGCCTTGGCCTACGCGCTGGGCCTCGTGCTCTCGGCGGGTGCCACCTTGCCGATCCAGCACCACCTGTACGAGGTGCTGGTGGGCCTGGGCATCGCCGGCACGGGCTTCGGCGTGGTGCTCGCCGTCGTCGGCCGGGCCTCGTCGGACGAGAACCGCTCCATGTCGCTCGCCATCGTGACCGCAGCCGGGTCCGCCGGGCAGGTGGTCGGGCCGCCGCTGGCCGAGGGACTGCTGGCGCTGATGCCGTGGCAGGGCGTGTTCCTGGCCTTCGCGGCGCTGATCCTGGCGGTGCTGGCCGTGCTGCCCTGGATGCGCTCGCCCGCTCCCGTCTCCAGGACCGAGCTTCAGCAGAGCATGGGGTCGGTGGTGCTGGGCGCGCTGCGCGACCCAAGCTTCGCGCTGATCTTCCTGGGGTTCTTCTCCTGCGGCTACCAGCTCGCCTTCATCACCGCCCATTTCCCGGCCTTCGTGGCCGAGGTGTGCGGGCCGATCATGCTGGGCAGCGTGCTGCACGCAATGGGGATCACGACGACCGGCGCGCTGGGCGCCGTCGCGATCTCGATCATCGGGCTCGGCAACATCGCGGGCACGCTGGCGGCGGGCTGGGCCGGCAAGCGCTACACCAAGAAATACCTGCTGGCCGGGATCTACACGGGCCGCACCCTGGCCTCGGCCTGGTTCATCCTGACGCCGATGACGCCGACCACGGTGCTCGTGTTCTCGGCCGTGATGGGAAGCCTGTGGCTGGCCACCGTGCCCCTCACCTCGGGCCTCGTCGCGCATCTCTACGGGCTGCGCTACATGGGCACGCTCTACGGCATCGTGTTCCTCAGCCACCAGCTGGGCAGCTTCATGGGCGTCTGGCTCGGCGGGCGGCTCTACGACGCCTATGGCAGCTACGACGCCGTGTGGTGGATCGGCGTCGGCATCGGTGCCTTCAGCGCGCTCGT
- a CDS encoding DMT family transporter, translated as MTPRERNLRTVLSGFAWAAVTVTIFAGWFVVTRFGVTRELRVWDITALRFGFGTLILLPVLLGRAGRMPKGAWTEGLLFAALWGAPFVLLVAMGLQLTSAAQASSVTPTMMPVFSGAIAWLALRERPGRGRLAGYAAIIAGLVGLTVGASLSGASPSPAGFACLLLASAMWALYTLRFRRSGLAPIQAAALICFWSAVLFLPAYLAFDLARLGSAPIQEVVVQTVYQGVLMSAVAIVTFNRAVSLLGSGAATAIVALVPVMASLIAIPILGEIPTPIEGIAIAVIVVGVTLAARPPRAGAPA; from the coding sequence TTGACGCCGCGGGAGCGGAACCTCCGGACTGTCCTGAGTGGATTCGCCTGGGCCGCGGTCACGGTGACCATCTTCGCCGGCTGGTTCGTCGTGACCCGGTTCGGCGTTACCCGCGAACTGCGCGTCTGGGACATCACCGCGCTGCGGTTCGGGTTCGGCACGCTGATCCTGCTGCCGGTCCTGCTCGGCCGGGCCGGCCGGATGCCGAAGGGCGCCTGGACCGAGGGACTGCTGTTCGCGGCGCTCTGGGGAGCGCCCTTCGTCCTGCTCGTCGCGATGGGGCTCCAGCTCACCTCCGCCGCCCAGGCCTCGTCGGTCACCCCGACCATGATGCCCGTCTTCTCCGGAGCGATCGCGTGGCTGGCCCTGCGGGAGCGGCCCGGCCGGGGCCGTCTCGCGGGATATGCCGCGATCATCGCCGGCCTCGTCGGGCTGACCGTCGGCGCGTCGCTGTCCGGAGCGTCCCCCAGCCCGGCGGGGTTCGCCTGCCTGCTCCTGGCTTCGGCCATGTGGGCGCTCTATACGCTGCGCTTCCGGCGGAGCGGCCTCGCCCCGATCCAGGCGGCGGCGCTGATCTGTTTCTGGTCGGCCGTCCTGTTCCTGCCGGCCTACCTGGCGTTCGACCTCGCCCGCCTCGGCAGCGCCCCGATCCAGGAAGTCGTGGTCCAGACCGTCTATCAGGGCGTCCTGATGAGCGCGGTCGCCATCGTGACCTTCAACAGGGCGGTCTCCCTCCTCGGCTCGGGGGCGGCCACCGCGATCGTAGCATTGGTCCCGGTGATGGCATCCTTGATAGCCATCCCCATCCTGGGAGAGATCCCGACGCCCATCGAAGGCATAGCGATCGCCGTCATCGTGGTCGGCGTGACGCTGGCGGCGCGCCCGCCGCGGGCCGGGGCGCCGGCATGA
- a CDS encoding cytochrome c3 family protein: protein MAAVFGPKANLITKLVLLGAAAGLLTLFVGGWVFPSIDYYTRVGFVRPQPVPFSHEHHVGGLGLDCRYCHTSVEVSANAGMPPTHTCMTCHSQLWTNAEVLAPVRQSLATGEPIRWSRVYDLPDYVFFNHSIHVAKGVGCTTCHGQIDRMPLTWQASSLSMGWCLDCHRDPAPNLRPREEVFDTDWKPTPDTPTGEQLLAAYDIHPATLSDCSVCHR, encoded by the coding sequence ATGGCAGCGGTCTTCGGTCCAAAAGCGAACCTGATAACCAAGCTCGTCCTGCTGGGTGCGGCCGCCGGCCTGCTGACGCTTTTCGTCGGCGGCTGGGTATTTCCCAGTATCGATTATTACACCCGCGTCGGTTTCGTGCGGCCTCAGCCGGTCCCCTTCAGCCACGAGCACCATGTCGGCGGCCTTGGCCTGGATTGCCGATACTGCCATACCTCGGTCGAGGTCTCGGCCAACGCGGGGATGCCGCCGACGCACACCTGCATGACCTGCCACTCGCAGCTCTGGACCAACGCCGAGGTGCTTGCCCCGGTCCGGCAGAGCCTGGCGACGGGGGAGCCGATCCGCTGGAGCCGCGTTTATGACCTGCCCGACTACGTCTTCTTCAACCATAGCATCCATGTCGCCAAGGGCGTCGGCTGCACCACCTGCCACGGGCAGATCGACCGGATGCCGCTGACCTGGCAGGCCTCCAGCCTGTCCATGGGCTGGTGCCTGGACTGCCACCGCGACCCCGCCCCCAACCTCCGCCCGCGCGAGGAGGTGTTCGACACGGACTGGAAGCCGACGCCGGACACCCCCACGGGGGAACAGCTCCTGGCCGCCTACGACATCCACCCCGCCACCCTGTCGGACTGTTCCGTATGCCACCGATGA
- a CDS encoding TAT-variant-translocated molybdopterin oxidoreductase: protein MPPMNDETRAEDVRADLARRLEGKRGRELWRSLDELAAEPAVAEMLQREFPGLPALDEVKVGRRRFLELMGASFALGGLTACGPAGGADEAVPYVEMPEGLVPGVARTYATAVTRGGYADGVLLTHQMGRPLKVEGNPDHPASLGATDSIIQASILDLYDPDRSQAVRTRGHLAGADAFVTALATRSAELAARGGRGLRILTGSVTSPTLAARIDGLRRRFPDLRWHRWEAEAPGNVGAGSLLAFDRRVDTIPHVDRADVILAVESDFLEGAPGHLRHARDFARRRRAPEEGDPAGMNRLYAVESVPTLAGSRADHRFVARPDEIETALRALAAELGIGPAEWRGGPGWVAPVARDLAGHRGAALVHAGPAQSASVHALVHAINEALGAPGNTVTHIDPVEAEPVDRSRSIADLVVDMAAGEVDTLLILGSNPVFTAPADLGFAEALSKVPLSVHLGTHVDETAILCTWHVPEAHEFERWGDARAFDGTVTLLQPQLRPLWNGWSPLELLAVTAGEPRPDAYGLLRESWRERAGGSGAADFDAFWAESVRTGIVADTAAPPIQVRVVPGLAGRLPAPPERPAEGTLTALFRPDPWLRDGRYANNGWLQELPRPHTKLTWDNAALISPVTARRLGLANGRVVELATSAGQVRAPVWILPGHAPDCVTLPFGFGRRVAGKVGSNVGFDAFGLRPLASPWHFAGLELRPTQETHPLASTQNHQMIESNDAVRAATLEEFLHDPDFAQRPGPEESLYPPYEYDRNAWAMAINLNSCIGCNACNTACQAENNIAIVGKEEVLRNRQMHWIRVDTWYSGEPDAPEETFFQPMPCMHCEHAPCEVVCPVSATVHDTDGLNVMVYNRCVGTRFCSNNCPYKVRRFNYFDYSHDDPRLAMSWNTDVTVRARGVMEKCTYCIQRIRKTRIEADREQRPIRDGEIRTACQQACPTEAIVFGDLNDADSRVNRRKASPLDYGVLEELNTRPRTTYQARLRNPNPEIGEA, encoded by the coding sequence ATGCCACCGATGAACGACGAGACCCGCGCCGAGGACGTCCGCGCCGACCTGGCACGCCGCCTGGAGGGAAAGCGGGGCCGCGAGCTTTGGCGCAGCCTCGACGAGCTGGCGGCGGAGCCTGCGGTCGCCGAGATGCTCCAGCGCGAGTTTCCGGGACTGCCGGCCCTGGACGAGGTGAAGGTCGGTCGTCGGCGGTTCCTGGAGCTGATGGGCGCCTCCTTCGCGCTCGGCGGCCTGACGGCCTGCGGACCGGCCGGCGGCGCCGACGAGGCGGTGCCTTACGTCGAGATGCCGGAGGGGCTTGTTCCCGGCGTGGCGCGGACCTACGCCACGGCGGTCACCCGGGGCGGCTATGCCGACGGCGTGCTGCTGACCCACCAGATGGGCCGGCCGCTGAAGGTGGAGGGCAATCCCGACCATCCGGCCAGCCTCGGCGCCACCGACAGCATCATCCAGGCCAGCATCCTCGATCTTTACGACCCGGACCGGTCCCAGGCGGTGCGGACCCGGGGGCATCTCGCCGGGGCGGATGCTTTCGTGACGGCCCTGGCGACGCGCTCGGCGGAACTGGCGGCGCGCGGGGGCCGTGGCCTGCGCATCCTCACCGGAAGCGTGACCTCGCCGACGCTGGCAGCCCGCATCGACGGGCTTCGCCGGCGTTTCCCCGATCTGCGCTGGCACCGGTGGGAGGCCGAGGCTCCCGGCAATGTCGGGGCCGGCTCGCTGCTGGCGTTCGACCGGCGGGTCGATACCATCCCCCATGTCGATCGGGCCGACGTGATCCTGGCGGTCGAAAGCGACTTCCTGGAGGGCGCGCCGGGGCATCTGCGCCATGCCCGCGATTTCGCCCGGCGCCGGCGGGCGCCGGAGGAAGGCGATCCGGCTGGTATGAACCGGCTCTACGCCGTGGAAAGCGTGCCGACCCTGGCCGGCTCGCGGGCCGACCACCGCTTCGTCGCCCGCCCGGACGAGATCGAGACGGCGCTGCGGGCTTTGGCGGCGGAACTCGGGATCGGGCCGGCGGAATGGCGCGGCGGCCCCGGCTGGGTGGCGCCGGTCGCCCGTGACCTCGCCGGCCACCGGGGCGCCGCCCTGGTGCATGCCGGTCCCGCGCAGTCGGCATCGGTCCATGCCCTGGTCCACGCGATCAACGAGGCGCTCGGAGCCCCGGGCAACACCGTGACCCATATCGACCCGGTGGAGGCCGAGCCGGTCGATCGCTCGCGCTCGATCGCCGACCTGGTGGTCGACATGGCCGCGGGCGAGGTCGATACCCTGCTGATCCTCGGGTCCAATCCGGTCTTCACGGCGCCCGCCGACCTGGGATTCGCGGAGGCCCTGTCGAAGGTGCCGCTGTCGGTCCATCTCGGCACCCATGTGGACGAGACGGCCATCCTCTGCACCTGGCACGTGCCGGAAGCGCACGAGTTCGAGCGGTGGGGCGATGCCCGCGCCTTCGACGGCACCGTCACCCTTCTCCAGCCGCAGCTCCGGCCGCTGTGGAATGGCTGGTCGCCGCTCGAACTGCTCGCGGTGACGGCCGGCGAGCCGCGGCCCGACGCCTATGGGCTGCTGCGGGAGTCCTGGCGGGAGCGCGCCGGCGGGAGCGGCGCGGCGGACTTCGACGCCTTCTGGGCGGAAAGCGTGCGGACCGGGATCGTCGCGGATACCGCCGCCCCGCCGATCCAGGTCCGGGTCGTCCCCGGCCTCGCCGGACGGCTGCCCGCCCCGCCAGAGCGCCCGGCGGAGGGCACGCTGACGGCGCTGTTCCGCCCCGATCCCTGGCTGCGCGACGGCCGTTATGCCAACAACGGCTGGCTTCAGGAACTGCCGCGTCCCCACACCAAGCTGACCTGGGACAACGCGGCCCTGATCTCCCCGGTGACGGCGCGCAGGCTCGGCCTCGCCAACGGTCGGGTGGTCGAGCTTGCGACCTCGGCGGGACAGGTGCGGGCTCCGGTCTGGATCCTGCCGGGCCACGCGCCGGACTGCGTCACCCTGCCCTTCGGATTCGGCCGGCGCGTCGCCGGAAAGGTCGGCAGCAATGTCGGCTTCGATGCCTTCGGGCTGCGCCCGCTGGCGTCGCCCTGGCACTTCGCGGGGCTGGAACTGCGGCCCACGCAGGAAACCCATCCGCTCGCCTCGACCCAGAACCACCAGATGATCGAGTCCAACGACGCGGTGCGCGCGGCGACGCTGGAGGAGTTCCTGCACGATCCGGACTTCGCGCAGCGGCCCGGGCCGGAGGAATCGCTCTATCCGCCCTACGAGTACGACCGGAACGCCTGGGCCATGGCGATCAACCTGAATTCCTGCATCGGCTGCAACGCGTGCAACACGGCCTGCCAGGCGGAGAACAACATCGCGATCGTCGGCAAGGAGGAGGTGCTGCGGAACCGCCAGATGCACTGGATCAGGGTCGATACCTGGTACAGCGGCGAGCCGGATGCGCCTGAGGAAACCTTCTTCCAGCCGATGCCGTGCATGCATTGCGAGCACGCGCCCTGCGAGGTGGTCTGCCCCGTGTCGGCGACGGTCCACGACACCGACGGCCTGAACGTGATGGTCTACAACCGGTGCGTCGGCACCCGCTTCTGCTCCAACAACTGTCCCTACAAGGTCCGGCGGTTCAACTATTTCGACTATTCCCACGACGATCCCCGGCTGGCGATGTCATGGAACACGGACGTCACGGTGCGGGCGCGCGGCGTGATGGAGAAATGCACCTACTGCATCCAGCGCATCCGCAAGACCCGGATCGAGGCGGACCGGGAGCAGCGGCCGATCCGCGACGGCGAGATCCGCACCGCCTGCCAGCAGGCCTGCCCGACCGAGGCGATCGTCTTCGGCGACCTGAACGACGCGGACAGTCGGGTCAACCGGCGCAAAGCGAGCCCGCTCGACTACGGCGTCCTGGAGGAATTGAATACCCGGCCGCGGACGACCTATCAGGCGCGCCTGCGCAATCCCAACCCCGAGATCGGGGAGGCCTGA
- the nrfD gene encoding NrfD/PsrC family molybdoenzyme membrane anchor subunit produces the protein MTAAAFDETRRVLEPGVSETSVTDHVSDLVLERKTPAWWWIGFGLSLSLLLLFVVSLAWLFIRGVGIWGVGWPVAWGFAIGNYVWWVGMASGGTIISALFFLTRSEWRSATNRIAESMTVFCVACAGIMPVIHLGRWWYSYWLFPYPNTMGTWPQFRSPLHWDFVAILVYVIASVLFWYIGLIPDMATLRDRAVRRWQRVLYGILALGWQGSSLHWREYRSAYLVLAGLMAPLVISVHSIVGLDFAGGLVPGWHETQFPPYFVFGAVLSGFAVVLMLVIPLRRALDLDGVITPRHLDVLARLMLTTSLLIGYSYGLEIFMPFYRGEHAEITVVLSYLTGHYAPWYWAKIVLNAVIPQLLWFRAARLNQPVLFTIAAGVVVGMWIERYVIVVASLHRNHSESSWAVFTPTFWDWATLAGSAGLFLTGFFLLLRFIPMVSMFEMRELVRKKKREGGR, from the coding sequence ATGACCGCCGCGGCGTTCGACGAGACCAGGCGCGTGCTGGAGCCCGGCGTTTCGGAAACGTCGGTGACCGACCATGTCAGCGACCTGGTGCTGGAGCGGAAGACGCCGGCGTGGTGGTGGATCGGCTTCGGCCTGTCGCTGTCCCTGCTGCTGCTGTTCGTCGTGTCCCTGGCGTGGCTGTTCATCCGGGGGGTCGGCATCTGGGGAGTCGGCTGGCCGGTCGCCTGGGGTTTCGCGATCGGCAACTATGTCTGGTGGGTCGGGATGGCGAGCGGCGGGACCATCATCTCCGCCCTGTTCTTCCTGACCCGGTCGGAATGGCGGAGCGCCACCAACCGCATCGCGGAGTCCATGACGGTCTTCTGCGTCGCCTGCGCCGGGATCATGCCGGTCATCCATCTCGGGCGCTGGTGGTATTCCTACTGGCTGTTCCCCTACCCCAACACGATGGGGACGTGGCCGCAGTTCCGCAGCCCGCTGCACTGGGACTTCGTCGCGATCCTGGTCTATGTCATCGCCTCGGTCCTGTTCTGGTATATCGGCCTGATCCCCGACATGGCGACGTTGCGGGACCGCGCTGTGAGGCGCTGGCAGCGGGTCCTGTACGGGATCCTGGCGCTGGGCTGGCAGGGATCGTCGCTGCACTGGCGGGAATACCGAAGCGCCTATCTGGTGCTGGCCGGCCTGATGGCGCCGCTGGTGATCTCGGTCCACAGCATCGTCGGCCTGGATTTCGCGGGCGGGCTGGTGCCGGGCTGGCACGAGACGCAGTTCCCGCCCTATTTCGTGTTCGGCGCCGTGCTGTCGGGGTTCGCGGTCGTCCTGATGCTGGTGATCCCGCTGCGGCGCGCGCTGGACCTGGACGGCGTGATCACGCCGCGCCACCTCGACGTGCTGGCCCGGCTGATGCTGACCACCAGCCTGCTGATCGGCTACAGCTACGGCCTGGAAATCTTCATGCCGTTCTACCGGGGCGAACATGCCGAGATCACGGTGGTCCTGTCGTACCTGACCGGCCACTACGCGCCGTGGTACTGGGCGAAGATCGTCCTCAACGCGGTCATCCCGCAACTCCTGTGGTTCCGGGCCGCGCGGCTCAACCAGCCGGTTCTGTTCACGATAGCGGCCGGCGTGGTCGTCGGCATGTGGATCGAACGCTACGTCATCGTCGTCGCCAGCCTGCACCGGAACCATTCGGAATCGAGCTGGGCGGTCTTCACCCCGACCTTCTGGGACTGGGCGACCCTGGCCGGGTCGGCCGGGCTGTTCCTGACCGGCTTCTTCCTGTTGCTGCGGTTCATCCCGATGGTCTCCATGTTCGAGATGCGCGAACTGGTGCGGAAGAAGAAGCGGGAGGGCGGACGATGA
- a CDS encoding DUF3341 domain-containing protein, with protein MSDAPRPYGLVAEFDRPEPMLAALQRLRAAGFRRIEVYSPEQVEGVDEILERRPSRTPLVVFAAGVVGAAGGFFLQWYGSVIGYPLNIGGRPLNSWPAFGTTTIELAILCMVLAGTAALLRACRMPLLYHPIFDAPGIERASRDRFLVCIEAGDPRFDPDRLRRLLHVHDPVRLSEVPA; from the coding sequence ATGAGCGACGCCCCCCGCCCCTATGGCTTGGTGGCCGAGTTCGACCGGCCGGAACCGATGCTGGCGGCCCTCCAGCGGCTGCGCGCCGCGGGCTTCCGCCGGATCGAGGTCTACAGCCCCGAACAGGTCGAGGGCGTGGACGAGATCCTGGAACGCCGCCCCTCCCGCACGCCCCTGGTCGTCTTCGCGGCCGGCGTCGTGGGGGCGGCCGGCGGCTTCTTCCTGCAATGGTACGGGTCCGTGATCGGCTACCCGCTCAATATCGGCGGAAGGCCGCTCAACAGCTGGCCCGCCTTCGGGACCACGACGATCGAGCTGGCGATCCTGTGCATGGTGCTGGCCGGCACGGCGGCCCTGCTCCGCGCCTGCCGGATGCCGCTGCTGTACCACCCGATCTTCGACGCGCCGGGCATCGAGCGGGCCTCGCGCGACCGGTTCCTGGTCTGCATCGAGGCCGGCGACCCCCGCTTCGACCCCGACCGCCTGCGCCGGCTGCTGCATGTCCACGACCCCGTCCGGCTCTCCGAGGTGCCGGCATGA
- a CDS encoding c-type cytochrome has translation MRPGSAAITALMLVLAAGCDNLAEQPRSKTWEPAADLPSRERWPLQPPEHTVAREDVAPPVPALDAALLARGHERYDVYCSPCHGFQGEGDGMIVKRGFPAPPSFHIDRLRSAPTRHFYDVVTDGWGVMYSYADRVQPPDRWAIAAYVRVLQESRSADVAELPEAAREKLE, from the coding sequence ATGAGGCCCGGGAGTGCCGCGATCACCGCCCTGATGCTGGTGCTGGCCGCCGGCTGCGACAATCTGGCGGAGCAGCCGCGCAGCAAGACCTGGGAGCCGGCCGCCGACCTGCCGAGCCGGGAGCGCTGGCCGCTCCAACCTCCCGAGCACACCGTCGCCCGCGAGGATGTCGCCCCCCCGGTGCCCGCGCTGGACGCCGCCCTGCTGGCGCGCGGGCATGAGCGCTACGACGTGTACTGCTCCCCCTGCCACGGTTTCCAGGGCGAGGGCGACGGCATGATCGTCAAGCGCGGATTCCCGGCGCCGCCGTCGTTCCACATCGATCGGCTGCGCTCTGCCCCGACGCGGCATTTCTACGACGTCGTCACCGACGGCTGGGGCGTGATGTATTCCTACGCCGACCGGGTCCAGCCGCCCGACCGCTGGGCCATCGCGGCCTATGTCCGCGTCCTCCAGGAGAGCCGGAGCGCCGATGTCGCGGAACTGCCCGAAGCCGCGCGGGAGAAGCTCGAATGA
- a CDS encoding SCO family protein has protein sequence MKLPGTVPLLAAMVVAILAALPVRAQSTLPAEGFAGLAFDQHPGAVLPADVRLVDDQGRSVSTADLFGQGRPVVLVFDYFRCTTLCGLVLGDLSAALAQVPLTPGRDYGLVAVSIDPRETARDAAALKARHFDRDPAFAGAARFLVGPEDEVRRLADTVGFPYRYDPAIGQFAHPAGVTLVSAGGRISRYVLGIGYDPLDLRLGLIDASRGTVASVADQLLLLCYAYDPAHGRYSLVIGNIVRAGGILTVAALGLLIFLASRKPSGGAR, from the coding sequence ATGAAGCTGCCCGGAACCGTTCCCCTGCTTGCCGCGATGGTCGTCGCGATCCTGGCCGCCCTGCCCGTCCGAGCCCAATCGACCCTGCCGGCCGAGGGCTTCGCCGGCCTCGCCTTCGACCAGCATCCGGGCGCCGTCCTGCCCGCCGACGTCCGGCTCGTCGACGACCAGGGGCGGAGCGTCTCGACCGCCGACCTGTTCGGCCAGGGCAGGCCGGTGGTGCTGGTGTTCGACTATTTCCGCTGCACGACCCTGTGCGGTCTGGTGCTGGGCGACCTGTCGGCGGCGCTGGCCCAGGTGCCCCTGACGCCGGGCCGGGACTATGGGTTGGTTGCGGTCAGCATCGACCCGAGGGAGACCGCCCGGGACGCGGCGGCCCTCAAGGCCCGGCATTTCGACCGCGATCCCGCCTTCGCCGGGGCGGCCCGCTTCCTGGTCGGTCCGGAAGACGAGGTGCGGCGCCTCGCCGACACCGTGGGCTTCCCCTACCGCTACGATCCGGCGATCGGGCAGTTCGCCCATCCCGCGGGCGTCACCCTGGTTTCGGCCGGCGGCAGGATATCCCGCTACGTCCTGGGCATCGGCTACGACCCCCTGGACCTGCGCCTGGGACTGATCGACGCCTCGCGCGGGACCGTCGCCTCGGTCGCGGACCAGTTGCTTCTGCTCTGCTACGCCTACGACCCGGCCCACGGGAGATACAGCCTGGTGATCGGCAATATCGTCCGGGCCGGCGGCATCCTCACGGTGGCCGCCCTGGGCCTGCTGATCTTCCTGGCCTCGCGCAAGCCTTCGGGGGGTGCCCGATGA
- the coxB gene encoding cytochrome c oxidase subunit II, translating to MNQGIHFLPETASAHAGEMDWLFAGLMITSAMILALVFGLMVVFCVRYRRNSGAERGNRLGKTWRVEVGWTAATFVLFLGLYFWGANLYLKLHRPPDDTTDIFVVAKQWMWKVEHPGGQREINELHVPVDRPIRLVMTSQDVIHDFAVPAFRIRRDVLPGRYESMWFRPTKVGQYRLFCAEFCGTEHAHMTGIVTVMEQGDYQRWLDAQGPGETLVAQGAALFRQYGCSGCHGPASTVHAPPLEGLFGRPVPLADGSMVTADEGYIRDSILLPKSRIAAGYPAVMPSFDGQIGEEDLFKIVSYVKSLGNASPGTGERPAP from the coding sequence ATGAACCAGGGCATCCACTTCCTTCCCGAAACGGCATCGGCCCATGCCGGCGAGATGGACTGGCTGTTCGCAGGATTGATGATCACCAGCGCCATGATCCTGGCGCTGGTGTTCGGCCTGATGGTGGTGTTCTGCGTGCGTTACCGGCGGAACAGCGGAGCCGAGCGCGGCAACCGGCTGGGAAAGACCTGGCGGGTGGAGGTCGGCTGGACGGCGGCGACCTTCGTGCTGTTCCTCGGCCTCTATTTCTGGGGTGCCAACCTCTATTTGAAGCTGCACCGGCCGCCGGACGACACGACCGACATCTTCGTCGTCGCCAAGCAATGGATGTGGAAGGTCGAGCATCCCGGCGGGCAGCGGGAAATCAACGAGTTGCACGTCCCGGTCGATCGCCCGATCCGGCTGGTGATGACATCGCAGGACGTGATCCACGACTTCGCGGTTCCCGCCTTCCGCATCCGGCGCGACGTGCTGCCCGGACGCTACGAGTCCATGTGGTTCAGGCCGACCAAGGTCGGGCAGTACCGCCTGTTCTGCGCCGAGTTCTGCGGCACCGAGCACGCCCACATGACGGGCATCGTCACCGTCATGGAACAGGGCGACTACCAGCGCTGGCTCGACGCCCAGGGACCGGGCGAAACGCTGGTAGCCCAGGGGGCGGCGCTGTTCCGGCAGTACGGGTGCAGCGGCTGCCACGGTCCCGCCAGCACCGTCCATGCCCCGCCGCTGGAAGGGCTGTTCGGCCGGCCGGTGCCGCTGGCCGACGGGTCGATGGTGACGGCGGACGAGGGCTATATCCGGGACTCGATCCTGCTGCCCAAGTCCCGGATCGCCGCCGGCTATCCCGCCGTCATGCCCTCCTTCGACGGGCAGATCGGCGAGGAGGACCTGTTCAAGATCGTCAGCTACGTGAAGTCGCTGGGGAACGCATCCCCCGGTACCGGCGAAAGGCCCGCCCCATGA